CCCAGGCACCCTTTCCGCAATGCAAGATTCCACAAGTACATCCAATCAACCTCAGTTCTATGATTGGCAATAATCAATACACGTTCTTTTGCTGGGACAGCATCCCCATAAAATACAACTTTAGCCCCATTTATCTTTTCAAATAGAAAAGGCCACAAAGCTAGCCAAATAGAAAACACGAATGAGACTACTTTTCTGCCATAGTGTAAGCTGGCAAGCCGGCTTATTAAGTCCAGAGGCCCAAAATACACTAAAAGCATAAAAGACGTGGAAAGAAACAGCAGCAGACATATGAGACCCCTTGTAAACCTAAAAGGCGTTAAGGGGCAGTGTTTTTGTTTATCAGTAGTTTTAATGGGCTTTAGAACTTCCATCTCTTTCCAGGATCTGATATAAAGACCTTCCTTCTGCCTAAGGCGAGCTGCAATAGAATGTGCATCAGAGTTACTTGAGATTTCCTTATCGTTTTATAGAAAGATTGGAATGCACACAAAAAAATATTAGGGAATGTCATAAGCAAATTAAACAATAAGTTATTACTCATTATCAAACAACCAACTAGTTGTGTATCTAATTCAAGAGTAGGACTCAAGCTAACAGCCCTGTTGCTGGGAAGTTAATTACTTTGGGCTGAGCAAAGGCATTGATAACAAGAAAAGATACTACTGATAGCCTTGCGTTAATGCTAAAGATTAAAGTACAGACAAGATATCAATTAAGTCAATATAATCGTGAGCATTAGCATGTAGGTTACAAATCCAAGTGGTAGTATCAGTTCTTTTGATCACCATGTTTGTATTGTAAATATGCAGTTAGGAATAAGCCGGCCAAAGTAATAAGAATTAGATATTCTTGCTCTATCAGCAGGAAATGAACCAGAAATCTGGTAGCCCGAAAACTAGGCAGAGtgctcattttagttacaaaaagAAGGAACAACCACCTAACCACTGTAACTTGAATTTTTGTTTGGTAAAACGATATACACATAACGGTTTTATCCCGCCATGATCAATAGGACCCACTTCAATAAGCAATTATAATAAAACTGTTCAACATACATTGGTTTCATGCTATAATTTTTCAACAGCATAAACATAACCTATATATGAATTCCAAAAAAGCACTCTGCATTATGAGCAGAAAAAATTTCAGTCCAAGCATAAAGCAGTAAAACTAATCCAATGTACTCAGTTATCTGATTTTACATCCATTATCAACCATTGGAtttgatttaaaaaatttaactttTCAGCCATTACGCTGAAAATACCAATGAAGCTAAAGCAATTCTCTCCCAAGACAATAACTGCAACCGTTATTGTCATAATACGCTAAAAAAATGGGTTAATTTTACCCATGCACACTAAACTTGCTACTGAATTTCATAAGGTCactaaactttaaaattttgatatcctgattaaaaaaaaaaaacttctagtATAACTTTTTTATTAGAATTgctgaaaatttattaaaatctAGCAACAGTGATTTTGCTGAAATAAAtttgttttttaaaaaaaagtaatgatactaattaaaatttaacCATAGTTGAAATTTACTTGCCGTCGGTGAAATTAAGCAAACAGCAAAGTAACAAAAAAAAAGCAACACATTCACATGAGCAAACGGAGTTTAGAAAACTTCTGCTCTCCAATGACCAAAGTAGCAAAATCTGAagtatgcaaaaaaaaaaaaaaaaaaaaaaggaatctcATAGAATAGAGAATTGAAATAGAGATAAAAATAGAGAGCAGTAGTGTTACCTCGTCTCCGGATAAGATGCGAGAAAAATGAAGAAGTCACTTTCAATACAAAAAGATGAAGTCTTCTCCATCTATGCAAAGACTGTACTAGCAGGTCAATCAAATAGGGAATTTGGAATCTACATTAAGGAGAGGAAATCGCAAGGAGAGGAAAACCAAGGCCGCCACCTCGATAACTTTCGATTAATTGGACCTCATTTGCTAAAAGCCTTAAAAAATcaataacaataaaaaaaaagtcaaaaaaGAGGACGCAAAGGAGTGTCACTTTTGATTCCATTGAAGCAAATAGCCAACTCGGGAATTGTTAAGATTGTGTTGGTTTCCATTTGGACTGCGACCTGGATGCAGAGTCTGGCTGGAATGATTTGAAGCGATCAATCCCATACGCTTACCATGTACCTTTTCGTTTTCAAGAAGTCAAAAAGTCTCAAGTCTTTTAAAGTTTGTCGATAATCAGCTGATTCAACCCTGACGAGATCTGGTTTGGAAGTTCGGTGGGCCAAATAGGCGGATCATGAATTCCCCGAATTTAAACCTACGATGGGCTTGATTTAGTTGGGCCCATAATCTTTTACTAGCCGGAGCCGATTTATGTTGCAATTGAGTGAACCTGAAAAGGTTGGGACTTTTGATATAGAATAGAAGCTTCTTTCATTGTTTTCCCTGCCACAACGAGAAAATTATATTATGAAGTTCTGATTCTGGGTCAAGTAATTTATAATGAGCAATTCTCACAAGTAATTCTTACCTGTACAGTCAATTATCatgataaatttatattaaaatttatgtatgtaatttttaattaagtatttatatgtaggtaaaaattttttttattataattttgtagcacttatttatatacacatgttTACTTCTTATTGATTAGTCGCTCTGTTGCACTATATAATTACTTTCGAGAGGACACCAGAAGAAAAACGTTAAAAATGAAAGAACAAGCCGCGGCGATAATTTCTGGTTTTCTGCCATGCATATATAACTTAAGGGATTGAAAATGCTCCGTTTTCATTATAAATGCTACGCGAAaaagtttttatttaattttttatcaactGCAATCTCTGTCTATATATAATCTTAACTTATACGACCTGTACAAGGCATTGAAAGTTATAGAGGAAATTAATAATGGTGAAAACAGAAGACCAGCACccaagaaagagaaagagaaaaattaataataaagaaaaataaaagataaagaaATGAGGCGGCAGCCAGCGGAGATGGGCGGCTTGCCTTTTCATCGCGTTGACCCAGCAAAATTGCTGATGTTGGTTTACCCAACTGCTTCTCCTGTATTGGAAATACCCAGTTCTGTATAATATGATTATAATACAATTAATTTCTTTACATAATTACAAGTCAAGATTCAAGAAAATACAGTTTCTGTACACATGAATCCGGAGGGGTGGGGGGAACTTGGAAGGAGAACCTAGTTCAGGTGAACTCATCAACTCGCTTTTTCACTCCTTATCTCCGAAGCAGAGTGCACATGCAGCGAATAAGAACCCTCGAATTCACTCACCATGCTGGCCTTCCTCTTTATCAAATGTAACTTCACGTAAAACCTCAAAAACAACAGCAGAATCACGCCATTCAATACAGAGTTTAAGCCCCAAGCTACCATCCCATTGCACCCACCTTTCAAGAAATGCAAGAAAAGCACTCCAAAATGGCAGAGTAGATTGCAACCCAAAAGAACAACCTGCAAGTTCACTACAAAACGGAAATGTGCCCTTGGCAACCCTATTGCAGTCCAAAACCGGTACCCATAAACCAGAGAGTATAATAAAGTTGTCAGGAGTATAGCCAACACTTGGAAAGACTGAGAGAATTCGAGCCAAAGAAAGGACATGAACAAGAGAATGGATTGGTTAAAGAGCGTAAAGAAGGAGAGTTTACGGTGCTGGAGGATTGTGAAGAATGTACGGAATAGGTGAAGGAACCGAGAGAGGTAGAAAGCGTAGGACCAAAAGAAGACGCGGCCGGTGGAGCGCGTCCCAAGTGGAAAACAAAGGAGCCACTGGAACGCAGTTGTGGTCCTGGTGCGAGGCCAGAACCATCGCGTGTCGCGGATCTCGGCGGCGGTTGAGAAAAGTATACCGATGAAAATGAAGGCCGAGATAAGCGCCATGGTGAGGCTGTGGATGGCTGGGATGGGGCCAAGTGAGACACGGCGGCTACGGCTGAGGAGAAGGGAGAGGAGGATGTGGAGGGTGACAGAGGCGGCGATGTAGATGGCTATGGCAGAAAAGATAAAGAACCAGGTGGAGCCCCATGTCTGGGTAATGCTCCACCGGAAGTTTACTATTGATGGGTGCTCCGCTAAGCAATGCTTGAAGCCCTGTAACGCGGAGAGTGTCATGTTTATAACTTGGGTTTAAACAATCTAGCAGAATTGCGAATCTGATTATAGTAGCTAGCCAATTCTTGTTTATTGCAAAATCAAAGAAAGGATTGAAGAGCGTCAGGGCTTAGAAAGATAACATAGAAATggggaaagaaaacaaaaaaacttTCAGGCGATGAGAATGAAAGGCAAGGAGCAATTAGAATTAGAGGTCAGCACAGCAGATTGCATATATAAGGATTGGAAAAAAGTTCACAAATTTCATGGAACTTGCAAATGTGGCTTGACCTTGgcgtgtatattattttcttattattttatatgaattagtttacacaatttcaattcaaatataaataaaataatcgaACCGACAATCTGATTATTTcattctcatttttttttatcaaatcctAATATGCAtttaatttttctcattttcaTATAAGGCTTATTATTTATATGTAATGGATGACTTTATTTACGATTaatgtataataaaattttatatatactaATTATATTAATGGATGACTTATAATATAAAGGTCAGCAACCATTATTGTATTAATAACTTAAATTAAATGGTGAAATTGTTACcagatgagtttatttgaattagGATTATTCGTTATTAAAAGTtaagattttttcttttttaacatcGTAAAGTAAATTGAGTAAAAACTTAGCATATATCTATAAATTCATGCACACATGTATCTACAATCGATATGAGAGCTCGAAAGTTTAGTTCTAGGCATGCCCCACATGAAACCTTAACTAGACCACACCGATCAACTCAATCGGTTCAAGGCTTTTTCATTTTTTATGTCATAAAGTAAACATACATACTGGAGTATAggagttattttattaataatcacACTCAAATAATTATTGACTGAATTAAATCTTAGCACATATCTATAAACACACACGCACACGCGCATCAACGACTGATGTAAAAGCCCAAATAATCGTTGAAAGTTAAGAATTAACAATTAATTATTTGACCTTCCTCATTTAtaactctttttatttttttttccttctgaAATTCTTGACAAACCATGCAAAAGACAATCTTTTTGTCACGAccaaacctatgggccggaccggcactaggacctgggccggcctaaagcccccgaggcccgtagtaagccttaactattcattaacccaactctaaggcccatttgggcccaatttcaagaaaataaacggacagagtccggctataaaatggactttccaacggggagtttttgactcacccgacctgtaaacacaataaatactcaattggggagctcagctcaccctccacatactcatcaacata
This is a stretch of genomic DNA from Hevea brasiliensis isolate MT/VB/25A 57/8 chromosome 12, ASM3005281v1, whole genome shotgun sequence. It encodes these proteins:
- the LOC110631592 gene encoding elongation of fatty acids protein 3-like, giving the protein MTLSALQGFKHCLAEHPSIVNFRWSITQTWGSTWFFIFSAIAIYIAASVTLHILLSLLLSRSRRVSLGPIPAIHSLTMALISAFIFIGILFSTAAEIRDTRWFWPRTRTTTAFQWLLCFPLGTRSTGRVFFWSYAFYLSRFLHLFRTFFTILQHRKLSFFTLFNQSILLFMSFLWLEFSQSFQVLAILLTTLLYSLVYGYRFWTAIGLPRAHFRFVVNLQVVLLGCNLLCHFGVLFLHFLKGGCNGMVAWGLNSVLNGVILLLFLRFYVKLHLIKRKASMVSEFEGSYSLHVHSASEIRSEKAS